The sequence TATTTAATTGGATTTTCATTTGCTTTTCAGAAATTTATCTGTGTAAATGAAAAAACAAGTTAAAAATATCTTTTTATATGTTTCTAAAGCCAAATAAAACTTATATTTTAGGAATATCTTGTTTTTATCATGATAGCGCAGCATGCCTGATTACAGACGGCCAGGTTGCTGCTGCTGTTCAGGAGGAACGTTTTAGCCGAAAAAAACACGATTTTGACTTTCCTAAAAACGCCATAGATTATTGCTTAAAAGAAGCAGGTATAGAAATAAAAGATTTAAATTTTGTGGTTTTTTATGATAAGCCATTTGTTAAATTCGAGCGTATACTGGAAACTGCCCTTGTTTATGCGCCCAGCGGTATAACTCAATTTGTTCGGGCTATTCCATTATGGCTGAAACAAAAACTTTGGATCTCTGAGCTTATTAGAAAGGATTTGAGTTACAAGGGGAAAATTTTATTCAGCCAGCACCATGAGTCGCATGCGGCCAGCGCTTTCTATCCTTGTCCATTTAAAGAGGCAGCGTTTTTAACTATGGACGGGGTAGGGGAATGGGATACAGCAAGTTTCGGGGTTGGCAGGGATAATGAGCTGGATATCCAATATTATCTTCGTTTTCCACATTCTCTGGGATTACTTTATTCGGCATTTACTTACTACGCTGGTTTTAAAGTCAATTCAGGGGAATACAAGCTTATGGGTTTGGCTCCATACGGCAGGCCCATTTATAAAGATTTAATTTTAAATGAATTAATAGATCTTAAAGATGATGGTTCTTTTAGGATGAATATGAAGTATTTTGGTTATTGCAATACTTTGCGTATGACAAACTCGCATTTTAATCATTTATTTGGCGCGCCCCCCAGGCAACCTGAAACCAGGATAACTCAAAAATATATGGATATAGCTGCTTCAATACAAGCTGTTACAGAAGAGATTGTGCTTAAAATGGCTCGTTATGTTCATAAGGTTACCGGCCAGAATAATCTTTGTTTAGCTGGGGGAGTTGCTTTAAATTGTGTGGGAAATGGCAGGATTCTGCGGGAAGGCCCATTTAAGAATATCTGGATCCAGCCGGCAAGCGGGGATGCCGGTGGGGCATTAGGTGCGGCACTTTTGATTTGGTACAAGTATTTGGGGAATAAGCGTATTGTTGATGGTAGCCATGATTTGCAAAGGGCTTCATTATTGGGGCCATCTTATAGTGATAGTTATATTGAGAATTTTTTGAAAGAATCAAGCGCTGTTTATAGGCAATTAGGGCAGGATTCTATTGTCAAGGAAGTGTCGGATTTAATTATAGAAGGCAAGGTTATTGGTTGGTTTCAGGGAAGGATAGAGTTTGGGCCTAGGGCGTTAGGGGCAAGGAGTATTATCGCTGACGCGCGTAAGGCTGATATGCAGTTAAAGCTGAATTTAAAGATTAAATACCGTGAATCATTTCGGCCATTTGCGCCTACGGTTTTAAGAGAGAAGGCAAATGAATGGTTTGATTTAAAGGGAGATAGCCCATATATGCTTTTGGTCGCTGCGGTTAAGGAAGAAAAAAGATTTTATGTATCCGAAGAAAATAAAAGCGGGTTTGAAAGGTTAAAAGACTCACGCTCTAGTATTCCTGCTGTGACGCATTTGGATTATACAGCTAGAGTTCAGACTATTGCCAGAGAAGACAATCCTCTTTATTATGATCTTATAAATCAGTTTTATCAGAAAACAGGATGCCCGGTTATAA comes from Candidatus Omnitrophota bacterium and encodes:
- a CDS encoding carbamoyltransferase gives rise to the protein MFLKPNKTYILGISCFYHDSAACLITDGQVAAAVQEERFSRKKHDFDFPKNAIDYCLKEAGIEIKDLNFVVFYDKPFVKFERILETALVYAPSGITQFVRAIPLWLKQKLWISELIRKDLSYKGKILFSQHHESHAASAFYPCPFKEAAFLTMDGVGEWDTASFGVGRDNELDIQYYLRFPHSLGLLYSAFTYYAGFKVNSGEYKLMGLAPYGRPIYKDLILNELIDLKDDGSFRMNMKYFGYCNTLRMTNSHFNHLFGAPPRQPETRITQKYMDIAASIQAVTEEIVLKMARYVHKVTGQNNLCLAGGVALNCVGNGRILREGPFKNIWIQPASGDAGGALGAALLIWYKYLGNKRIVDGSHDLQRASLLGPSYSDSYIENFLKESSAVYRQLGQDSIVKEVSDLIIEGKVIGWFQGRIEFGPRALGARSIIADARKADMQLKLNLKIKYRESFRPFAPTVLREKANEWFDLKGDSPYMLLVAAVKEEKRFYVSEENKSGFERLKDSRSSIPAVTHLDYTARVQTIAREDNPLYYDLINQFYQKTGCPVIINTSFNVRGEPLVLTPEDAFRCFMRTEMDYLVMGSFLLDKTKQKPIEKDLKWQKEFTLD